The following coding sequences lie in one Nitrospirota bacterium genomic window:
- a CDS encoding MoaD/ThiS family protein: MIRVVLPAHLRTLARIDGEATLDLEGPVTQRSILDALEARYPMLRGTIRDHVTQQRRPFLRFFACEQDLSHESPDAPLPDAVATGAEPFLIVGAMAGG, translated from the coding sequence ATGATTCGGGTTGTATTGCCAGCCCATCTGCGGACGCTGGCCCGCATCGACGGCGAGGCGACGCTGGATCTCGAGGGCCCGGTGACGCAGCGGTCGATCCTCGACGCGCTGGAAGCCCGCTATCCGATGTTGCGGGGGACGATCCGCGATCACGTCACGCAACAGCGCCGCCCGTTCCTGCGGTTCTTCGCCTGCGAGCAGGATCTCTCCCACGAATCGCCGGACGCTCCGCTGCCCGACGCCGTCGCGACGGGCGCCGAGCCGTTTCTGATCGTGGGGGCTATGGCGGGAGGCTGA